In the Acidobacteriota bacterium genome, TGATGAAATCGCCGACCGCACCCATCTGCTGGCGTTGAACGCTTCGATTCTTGCCGCGCAAGCCGGAGCGCAGGGACGCGGCTTTCGCATCGTCGCCGATGAAATCAAGGAACTCAGCGAACGCACGGCGGCTTCGACGCGCGAAATCGAAGAGATGATTAAAGCGGTGCGCGAAGACGTCATTGAAACCGTTGAACGGGTCGCCGCCGGTAGTCAACGCGCTGACGAAGGCGTCGAGCTTGCCAAACGCGCTTCGGATTTTCTCAATGAAATCCGCGAAAAAACCACGACCTCATCCGACCGCATACGCCACATCGCAGACGCCACCGCCGTGCAGGCTTCCGAAAGCCATACTGTATTTGAAGCCGCCGATTCGGTGCGCCAACAGGCGCGCGATATTCAACGCGCCGCCAACGAACAGGCGCAGACCGCCAAACAAATCGGCGAACGCGCCCTGCATATGAGCAACCTCACCAAACAGGTGCAGCGGGCGACCGGCGATCAGGCGAAAGTTTCGCGTTACATCGCGTCGGCAATGGAAGAATTGAGCCTGGTGGTTGAACAGATTCGCCTGGCTTCCGATGAACAATCCACCGAAGTCGAACAGGTGCTGCGCGCCATTGAAACCATTAAAGAAGTGGTTGACCGCAATCAGGCTTCGATTTCCGGTATCAACGGCGCGGTTGATTTGTTGGTGCGCGAAGCCGAACTTTTAAACCGTGAAGTTGAGGCGTTCACCTTGCCGGAATCGGAACACGGCGGGCATTTGCGCTTTGCATTGAGAACTTCGCAACTCACCCTCGACCCGGCAACCGTCTCTTCGATTTCGCGCAACGAAGTCATCTCGAATATTTTTGAAGGCTTGGTGCAATTCGGCGAACGCGCAGAGATTCGCCCGGCGATTGCCGAACGCTGGGAGATTTCGCCCGATGGTCGCACTTACACCTTCGCTTTGCGTGAAACCGCGAAGTTTCATAATGGTCGCAAGGTTCGCGCCGAAGATGTGAAATATTCCTTTGAACGGCAGATGCGCCAAAACGAAGATGCCGCCGGTTGGGTGTTTCGCCCGCTGGTTGGCGCGGAAGAGTTTATGTCCGGCGAAAGTGATTCGGTCGCCGGGATTCGCGTGATCAATGAGCGCGTTTTACAACTTGAACTGGTGCAACCCGTGGCATTTTTTCTTTCGACTTTGTGCGTCGATTATGCCTACATTGTGCCGCGTGAAGAGATCGAAAAACCGTCATTCGATTTTGAATCAAAACCCATCGGCTCGGGTCCTTTCCGTTTGCTTGAACCGGTCAACGGCAACAAAGAGGCGCAACTCGAACGCTTCAGCAATTATTGGAATGCGGAATTGCCTTATGTTGACCGCTTGACCATTCAATTCGGGTTAAGCGCCGAAGAAATTTTTGATGCGTTTATCAAAGGCGACCTTGATTACGTCAGCGATTTGCCGCTTACCTACCTGGATGAATTTCGCCAACGGGTCGGTGAAATTCACCTGCTTGAAGCGTTGCAATTGCAAACCCGTATGCTGGTGTTTGATTGCGAGCGTCCGCCATTTGATGACCCGCGCATCCGTCAAGCCATCAATTACGCCATCAATCGCGAGCAGTTTATTCAAGAGGTTTATGCGGGAATGGCGGAACCGGCAGTGGGACCGATTCCGCCAGGGCTTCTCGGTTACGACCCAACTCAGCAGATTTATCAATACGACCGCGAACGCGCGCTTGCATTGCTGAAAGAGGCAGGCTACGACGGCGGATTCGATACCGAAATCTGTTGGTCGGATTCGGTGAGTCCCACGGTTGAATGTTTGAAAGACGATCTGGCGGCAGTCGGCATTCGCGCTGAGTTTCGCTACATTGGACTAACGGAATTGCAACGCACGCTGAGAATGCGCGCCACGCCGATTGTCGGACGCGATTGGTATGCCGATTATCCCGACCCGGATAATTTCACCTATGTGCTGTTCAATTCGCGCAACCGGAATTTATTCATCGGCACTTATGCCAACGAAGATGTTGACCGCTTGACCGATGAAGCGCGCGCGGTGATGAATCGTGAAGGGCGCGAGTCGCTTTACAAAGAGGTGACCAGGCTTCTGCTTGAAGACGCGCCGTGTGTATTTTTGGCGCATCGCCGCAGTTTCGTCGCCCATCGCGCAGACCTCGAAGGCGTCGCGCTGCATCTGCTTTCGCCATTCGTGACGCCCAAAGATTTGTGGTTTGCGAAAACCGGCGGAAAATAAAATCCTATTTAACAATTCGTCTACGACGTTCTCAAAAGCAGGGGAGTGAAGCGATGTGGAATGATTTGCTGAAACGCCAAAACCAAACTGTCTTTTGGTTTACCGTTGTTGTATTTGCCTGGGTTTTTACAAATGCTTTAACGACCAATGCGCAGGATGATTTTAAAAACACCGAACTTCGCAAGAATAACGAAAAAGCCGCCGACCTTTTAAAGAATGCCAAAAATGAAGCAAGTAAAGAACGCTTTGATGCGGCGCTCGATTATGCCACGCGGGCGCTCGGCTATTTAGAGAATAAAGAACCGGCATATTTTGAACGCGGCAAAATTTACACTGCGAAAAAAGATTTTGAAAGTGCCGTCAAGGATTTCAACGAATGCATCAAGATAGAGGCAAACCGAGCGATTTACTATAACGCCAGAGCCGTCGCCTTCTGGGGATTGAAACGCTACGATGAAGCGATAGCTGACCTCACAGAAGTCATTCGCTTGAGTCCGCAATCGGTCGCTGCCTATGAAGCGCGAGCCAATGCCTACTATCAAATCAAACTTTATGATGAAGTGGTGATTGATATGACCGAAGCCATCGGACTTGAACGCAAGCCCGGTCATTATCGTTTGCGAGCCTCGGCGTTTCGGGAAATGAAAGATTATGACAACGCCATACAGGATTTCACTCACGCCATCGAAATGAATCCGAAAAGCGCCGAAATCTATGTTGAAAGAGGCAACACCTATTTATTGATGGCGAATTTCGATGATGCTTTGCGCGATGCGAAATCCGCTTTGCAACAAGACCCGAAATCCGATGAAGCAAAAAAATTAGAGACCGAAGCCGCCAAAAAGAGCGCCGAAAAACCGCCTCAGTAGAAGCGGCTTATCAATCTTTAAGCCATTGCATTTAGACGAGGGCTGACAACATCACCAGGACACGAAGGACGCAAAGATTTATCAGCATGCTTTGCGGGTCATCTCTTAAAGAATCGCCATGCCGGAATCCTCAGCCGAAGATGTAGCAACCCACACGCCGAAAATCGCTTTGCAGGTGTTGACCTGTCAGGCGTGTGGCGCGGCGGTTCCCTTAACGGCTGGCGAAACGGTTGCCTGTCCTTATTGTCAGGCGACGGTGGTTATTCCTTCAGCCTATCGCGCGCTGCGTGAAGTTGAAGATGAAGCGGCTGCCAAACGCACCAAGGCGCAACAACTTTTTAAGGTTTTGGGAAACCCGCCCGGCAGATTTTTGCGACTGTGGGCGGGCGCTTCTTTGGGACTCGGCTATCTTTTTCTTTTGCCATTGGTTTTTGTTTTTGCAGGCATCGCCATCAGCAAAGGCACGGATGCCATCAGTTCAACGATTCACGCCAATCTCGCCGACGTTTTAACCAACGCGCAATATTTCTCAGTAATCGGCGCGTTGATGTTTACGACGCTCGGATTGCCGATAGTCCTCGGCGTTTATGGTCGCCGTCGCACCGATTCGCGACAGCGCATTCAGGCGGCGCTTGCGGCTTTGCCTCCCAAAAGAGCCGGTGCGCCAATGGGTTGTCGCAAATGCGCCGCGCCGCTTCCCATAAAAGACGATGCCCTCGGTGAGACCTGTTATTACTGCGGCACGGATAATCTTGTACATCTGCCCGAATCGTGGATCAGCAAAGCGCGCGGCAAAATCACCTCGCTTGGCGCGACCATCGAAGAGGCTGCTGAACAGGATGCCTTGATGCGTTCACGCGAACGTCGCAGTTTGCGAAATCAGTTGCTGGCGCTCGGATTGATATTTCCCGTGATGTTCGGATTCGGCAAAGCCCTTGATAGCGATAAAGAACGAATGCCGCCCAGGTGGCAGACCGCAATCAAAGGAGATCGCAGGTTGATTTATGCGTCAAAAAGTTCGCTCGGCAGTCACGTTCAAGCACTGCATCCGCCGCATCCGATTTCACAGTTGCCGTTAAATATTGTGTTCGACAAAGAGGAATGTCTGGAAACAGGCGGGTGTCTGAGAAGTTATTACGTGGCGCTTCGCGATAACGAGAAGCTTTTAATTTCAGGCGAGAAATTTCCACAACGGGCAAGGGCATTAGGATTTAATTACTACACCCAAACCAACTCGCTTTTCGACGATTGGAGCCGATTAGGCGAGCACCGAATTTTATATGCTGATCAAACCCTTGAATTTCGCGCGCCGCGAAGCGCCTGGTATCAGGTTGAATTGATTTGCTCCGATTGCACATTCGATAATAAATCCCGATTCGTGCTGCGCGTGAACATCGAAGCCGCCAGGTGAGACTATCCCGCCCTTAGCGAGTAAGGTTATTAAGTTAAGCGGCAGTAGCCCGACCGTGAGGGAGGCTGGCAGATACACTAAGCCCGCGCTGACGCTTGGGCTACTGCTTTTTGCGTAAATGTTCCTGCAAGAATTTCCAAGCCTTCACATTCTCTCAGTGAAATCCCGTGAACCAGATTTACCGCTCATAAAATCCGTGAATGCCAGCGTCAGTTAAAAAACATCGAAAGACTGAAGCCGGAGGCGCATTCCGCTCAGCCCGAATATAAAACCAAACCGACGCCGACATTCCTTTAGAGGAGGCTACATCCATGAAAAAAGCTGCTTTCCGGCTGCTGCCAGCCGTCGTCTGCCTGTTTGCCTTTTTCACCTTTTCATTTCTTGCCGCGCCTGCGCCGCCCGTTGTCGATGAAGCGGCGATGCAGGCTGAATTAAAACGCGATGCCTTGCTCATCATCGTGCCGGTTAAACACGCAGCAAACTTGACCGCCGCAACTTTCACCATCGAATTAATCGATTCGGATAATGAAAAACTCGCAGAAGTTTCGCAATCGGTT is a window encoding:
- a CDS encoding ABC transporter substrate-binding protein, whose amino-acid sequence is MENPRSVSKKARESQTQTPSNEVASNLLDRRIFETLARIAQGDLGFPINGFHKDLTGEGRELLLNLDGLARKLRYIVSRLQRASDSIETVVGEVLRGTQTLSASVIDEAKSVEETSSSISEINSSMHSVGDNLQSLSNLTQTTSNSIIQMAASIDHVSQSAEGLAQFVEETTAAIEQMASSIRKVAESTETLAESAETTARSMEAIDNSTRSIDESVKETTVLAAEVAQSADAGSQLVADTATSVLKIKEAIDAATETISRLGKRSEQIGEVTHVIDEIADRTHLLALNASILAAQAGAQGRGFRIVADEIKELSERTAASTREIEEMIKAVREDVIETVERVAAGSQRADEGVELAKRASDFLNEIREKTTTSSDRIRHIADATAVQASESHTVFEAADSVRQQARDIQRAANEQAQTAKQIGERALHMSNLTKQVQRATGDQAKVSRYIASAMEELSLVVEQIRLASDEQSTEVEQVLRAIETIKEVVDRNQASISGINGAVDLLVREAELLNREVEAFTLPESEHGGHLRFALRTSQLTLDPATVSSISRNEVISNIFEGLVQFGERAEIRPAIAERWEISPDGRTYTFALRETAKFHNGRKVRAEDVKYSFERQMRQNEDAAGWVFRPLVGAEEFMSGESDSVAGIRVINERVLQLELVQPVAFFLSTLCVDYAYIVPREEIEKPSFDFESKPIGSGPFRLLEPVNGNKEAQLERFSNYWNAELPYVDRLTIQFGLSAEEIFDAFIKGDLDYVSDLPLTYLDEFRQRVGEIHLLEALQLQTRMLVFDCERPPFDDPRIRQAINYAINREQFIQEVYAGMAEPAVGPIPPGLLGYDPTQQIYQYDRERALALLKEAGYDGGFDTEICWSDSVSPTVECLKDDLAAVGIRAEFRYIGLTELQRTLRMRATPIVGRDWYADYPDPDNFTYVLFNSRNRNLFIGTYANEDVDRLTDEARAVMNREGRESLYKEVTRLLLEDAPCVFLAHRRSFVAHRADLEGVALHLLSPFVTPKDLWFAKTGGK
- a CDS encoding tetratricopeptide repeat protein, with the protein product MWNDLLKRQNQTVFWFTVVVFAWVFTNALTTNAQDDFKNTELRKNNEKAADLLKNAKNEASKERFDAALDYATRALGYLENKEPAYFERGKIYTAKKDFESAVKDFNECIKIEANRAIYYNARAVAFWGLKRYDEAIADLTEVIRLSPQSVAAYEARANAYYQIKLYDEVVIDMTEAIGLERKPGHYRLRASAFREMKDYDNAIQDFTHAIEMNPKSAEIYVERGNTYLLMANFDDALRDAKSALQQDPKSDEAKKLETEAAKKSAEKPPQ